Proteins co-encoded in one Brassica rapa cultivar Chiifu-401-42 chromosome A02, CAAS_Brap_v3.01, whole genome shotgun sequence genomic window:
- the LOC103853693 gene encoding uncharacterized protein LOC103853693 isoform X2: protein MGKLIRVTASPPLCVRSKLLCFSLVYLLTTLSLFLYVSLSRNQCIFRYSPFDPIQTKMFACPSSYGEHKYALPTHRSSCSSPVFFSVLDEIHSICRESSSSETLRYIHGKSETFGGNFSTQKRFSYFNHSNNDVEVPCGFFRDFPISNSDRAEMDKCELVVASAIFNDHDKIRQPVGLGVKTLETVCFYMFIDNKTQNSLFHHNVISKNNPKDYRIGAWRIIKISESDNLYPNPAMNGVIPKYLIHRLFPNSKFSIWIDAKIQLMIDPLLLIHSMLVIPEVDIAISKHPFFVNTIEEAMATARWKKWGDVDGLRMQMETYCEHGLKPWSSHKLPYPTDVPDSAMILRKHGRRSNLFSCFMFNELEAFNPRDQLAFAFVRDHINPMVKMNMFEVEVFEQVVVEYRHNLKKIETSSYEEKEEEQKQESMRTIRNRRRWLDHESWSLNSSSCESYLMEMWGDHL from the exons ATGGGAAAACTCATCAGAGTCACAGCATCTCCTCCTCTCTGTGTCCGATCAAAGCTCCTCTGTTTCTCACTTGTCTACTTACTCACCACACTTTCCCTGTTTCTCTACGTCTCTCTCTCAAGAAACCAATGCATCTTTCGATATTCACCGTTCGATCCGATCCAAACAAAAATGTTCGCGTGTCCTTCTTCTTACGGTGAACACAAATACGCTCTTCCTACTCATAGATCTTCTTGCTCTTCCCCTGTTTTCTTCTCAG TGTTGGATGAGATACATAGTATCTGCAGAGAGTCATCATCATCTGAAACTTTGAGATACATTCACGGCAAAAGCGAAACTTTCGGTGGAAACTTCAGTACCCAGAAGAGATTTTCTTACTTTAATCATTCGAACAACGACGTCGAAGTTCCATGTGGTTTCTTCAGAGATTTCCCGATCAGCAACTCCG ATAGAGCTGAGATGGATAAATGTGAACTAGTAGTTGCATCAGCCATTTTCAACGACCATGATAAAATCAGACAACCAGTGGGACTTGGAGTTAAAACCCTAGAAACCGTTTGTTTCTACATGTTCATCGACAACAAAacccaaaactctctcttccaCCACAATGTCATCTCTAAAAACAATCCGAAAGACTACAGAATTGGCGCGTGGAGAATCATCAAAATCTCAGAGTCAGATAATCTATACCCTAATCCGGCTATGAACGGGGTTATACCAAAGTATCTAATACACAGATTGTTTCCAAACTCAAAGTTCAGTATATGGATCGACGCAAAGATCCAGCTCATGATTGATCCGCTACTTCTGATTCATTCCATGTTGGTGATTCCTGAGGTCGATATTGCGATATCTAAGCACCCCTTCTTTGTAAATACAATAGAGGAGGCTATGGCTACTGCACGGTGGAAGAAATGGGGAGATGTTGATGGGCTAAGGATGCAAATGGAGACTTATTGTGAGCATGGTTTAAAGCCTTGGAGTTCTCATAAGCTGCCGTATCCCACAG ATGTACCAGACAGTGCGATGATACTGAGAAAACATGGAAGACGAAGCAACCTATTCTCGTGCTTCATGTTCAACGAACTAGAAGCGTTTAACCCGAGAGACCAGTTGGCATTTGCGTTTGTGAGGGATCACATAAACCCTATGGTGAAAATGAACATGTTTGAGGTCGAAGTTTTTGAGCAAGTAGTTGTTGAATACAGACACAATCTCAAGAAGATTGAGACATCTTCGTAcgaggaaaaagaagaagagcagAAACAAGAATCAATGAGAACAATACGGAACAGAAGAAGATGGCTAGATCATGAATCTTGGTCTCTCAATAGTAGTAGTTGTGAGAGTTATCTCATGGAGATGTGGGGTGATcacctttga
- the LOC103853693 gene encoding uncharacterized protein LOC103853693 isoform X1, whose amino-acid sequence MGKLIRVTASPPLCVRSKLLCFSLVYLLTTLSLFLYVSLSRNQCIFRYSPFDPIQTKMFACPSSYGEHKYALPTHRSSCSSPVFFSDYWTVLDEIHSICRESSSSETLRYIHGKSETFGGNFSTQKRFSYFNHSNNDVEVPCGFFRDFPISNSDRAEMDKCELVVASAIFNDHDKIRQPVGLGVKTLETVCFYMFIDNKTQNSLFHHNVISKNNPKDYRIGAWRIIKISESDNLYPNPAMNGVIPKYLIHRLFPNSKFSIWIDAKIQLMIDPLLLIHSMLVIPEVDIAISKHPFFVNTIEEAMATARWKKWGDVDGLRMQMETYCEHGLKPWSSHKLPYPTDVPDSAMILRKHGRRSNLFSCFMFNELEAFNPRDQLAFAFVRDHINPMVKMNMFEVEVFEQVVVEYRHNLKKIETSSYEEKEEEQKQESMRTIRNRRRWLDHESWSLNSSSCESYLMEMWGDHL is encoded by the exons ATGGGAAAACTCATCAGAGTCACAGCATCTCCTCCTCTCTGTGTCCGATCAAAGCTCCTCTGTTTCTCACTTGTCTACTTACTCACCACACTTTCCCTGTTTCTCTACGTCTCTCTCTCAAGAAACCAATGCATCTTTCGATATTCACCGTTCGATCCGATCCAAACAAAAATGTTCGCGTGTCCTTCTTCTTACGGTGAACACAAATACGCTCTTCCTACTCATAGATCTTCTTGCTCTTCCCCTGTTTTCTTCTCAG ATTACTGGACAGTGTTGGATGAGATACATAGTATCTGCAGAGAGTCATCATCATCTGAAACTTTGAGATACATTCACGGCAAAAGCGAAACTTTCGGTGGAAACTTCAGTACCCAGAAGAGATTTTCTTACTTTAATCATTCGAACAACGACGTCGAAGTTCCATGTGGTTTCTTCAGAGATTTCCCGATCAGCAACTCCG ATAGAGCTGAGATGGATAAATGTGAACTAGTAGTTGCATCAGCCATTTTCAACGACCATGATAAAATCAGACAACCAGTGGGACTTGGAGTTAAAACCCTAGAAACCGTTTGTTTCTACATGTTCATCGACAACAAAacccaaaactctctcttccaCCACAATGTCATCTCTAAAAACAATCCGAAAGACTACAGAATTGGCGCGTGGAGAATCATCAAAATCTCAGAGTCAGATAATCTATACCCTAATCCGGCTATGAACGGGGTTATACCAAAGTATCTAATACACAGATTGTTTCCAAACTCAAAGTTCAGTATATGGATCGACGCAAAGATCCAGCTCATGATTGATCCGCTACTTCTGATTCATTCCATGTTGGTGATTCCTGAGGTCGATATTGCGATATCTAAGCACCCCTTCTTTGTAAATACAATAGAGGAGGCTATGGCTACTGCACGGTGGAAGAAATGGGGAGATGTTGATGGGCTAAGGATGCAAATGGAGACTTATTGTGAGCATGGTTTAAAGCCTTGGAGTTCTCATAAGCTGCCGTATCCCACAG ATGTACCAGACAGTGCGATGATACTGAGAAAACATGGAAGACGAAGCAACCTATTCTCGTGCTTCATGTTCAACGAACTAGAAGCGTTTAACCCGAGAGACCAGTTGGCATTTGCGTTTGTGAGGGATCACATAAACCCTATGGTGAAAATGAACATGTTTGAGGTCGAAGTTTTTGAGCAAGTAGTTGTTGAATACAGACACAATCTCAAGAAGATTGAGACATCTTCGTAcgaggaaaaagaagaagagcagAAACAAGAATCAATGAGAACAATACGGAACAGAAGAAGATGGCTAGATCATGAATCTTGGTCTCTCAATAGTAGTAGTTGTGAGAGTTATCTCATGGAGATGTGGGGTGATcacctttga
- the LOC103853695 gene encoding uncharacterized protein LOC103853695 produces MSSQETKSDQRKGAEIFNGVSICKQKAHEILSNMNLPKGLLPLDTMTEIGFNKSTGYFWIKMKNKVQHKFKSIGKNVSYDSEVTAFVENRRMRSLTGVKSKELLIWVTISEIFVDDQDPTKITFAGPSGLSRSFPVSAFEE; encoded by the coding sequence ATGTCGTCTCAAGAAACCAAATCAGATCAAAGAAAAGGAGCAGAGATCTTCAATGGCGTATCAATCTGCAAGCAAAAAGCTCACGAGATCTTATCGAACATGAATCTACCTAAAGGACTTCTCCCTTTAGACACAATGACCGAGATCGGTTTCAACAAGTCAACCGGTTATTTCTGGATCAAGATGAAGAACAAGGTTCAGCACAAGTTTAAAAGCATCGGCAAAAACGTATCGTACGATTCAGAGGTTACTGCTTTCGTTGAGAACCGTAGGATGCGTAGTCTTACCGGAGTCAAGAGCAAAGAGCTTTTGATTTGGGTTACCATCTCTGAGATTTTTGTTGATGACCAAGATCCGACCAAAATTACTTTTGCTGGTCCCTCGGGTTTGTCACGTTCTTTTCCTGTATCTGCTTTCGAGGAATAG
- the LOC103853694 gene encoding DNA replication licensing factor MCM3 produces the protein MDVPEETRLRHKRDFIQFLENIYMDEIKSLVQNKRHRLIVNVSDIHTHFRESESSSRILKNPIEYMQSFCDAATEATRNIDPKYLKEGEQVLVGFEGHFVSRRVTPRELLSEFIGSLVCVEGIVTKCSLVRPKVVKSVHFCPSTGEFTNREYRDITSHAGLPTGSVYPTRDDNGNLLVTEYGLCKYKDHQTMSIQEVPENAAPGQLPRSVDVIAEDDLVDSCKPGDRVAVVGIYKALPGKSKGSVNGVFRTILIANNISLLNKEANAPIYTPRDLQEIKKIAARDDAFDLLSRSLAPSIYGHAWIKKAVILLMLGGMEKNLKNGTHLRGDINMMMVGDPSVAKSQLLRAIMNIAPLAISTTGRGSSGVGLTAAVTSDQETGERRLEAGAMVLADKGIVCIDEFDKMNDQDRVAIHEVMEQQTVTIAKAGIHASLNARCSVVAAANPIYGTYDRSLTPTKNIGLPDSLLSRFDLLFIVLDQMDAGIDSMISEHVLRMHRYQNDRGEAGPDGNLPYGRDDDGESEVFVKYNRMLHGKKKKRGQTNEKTLTIKFLKKYIHYAKHRIQPELTDEASERIAEAYADLRNAGSDTKTGGTLPITARTLETIIRLATAHAKMKLSRKVTKADAEAALKLMNFAIYHQELTEMDEREQEERQREQTEQERTPRGNQRRSDDNEQENVSANAESETADPMDVDEPPAEQFSGTVSAARIETFERVFGQHMRTNRLDDISIADIETVVNNNGVGASRYSADEIMALLEKLQDDNKVMISDGKVHII, from the exons ATGGATGTGCCGGAGGAGACGAGGCTTCGCCACAAGCGAGATTTCATCCAGTTCCTCGAAAAC ATCTACATGGATGAAATCAAGTCCCTGGTACAGAACAAGCGCCACCGTCTCATCGTCAATGTATCTGACATTCACACTCACTTCCGCGAATCTGAATCTTCCTCTAG GATACTGAAGAATCCAATAGAGTATATGCAGTCCTTTTGCGACGCAGCCACTGAAGCTACACGCAACATTGATCCTAAATACTTGAAAGAAGGAGAGCAAGTCCTTGTTGGCTTCGAAGGTCATTTCGTCTCTCGCCGTGTCACACCAAGAGAGCTCCTCTCTGAGTTTATTGGATCTTTGGTCTGTGTTGAGGGCATTGTCACCAAAT GCTCTCTTGTGAGGCCAAAGGTTGTTAAAAGCGTACATTTTTGTCCTTCTACCGGTGAGTTTACCAATCGAGAGTACCGAGACATAACGTCCCACGCTGGTTTACCCACTGGCTCTGTCTATCCTACAAGG GATGATAATGGTAACTTATTGGTGACTGAGTATGGATTGTGTAAATACAAAGATCACCAGACCATGTCAATTCAAGAAGTTCCTGAAAACGCTGCTCCTGGTCAGCTTCCTCGAAGTGTGGATGTCATCGCTGAGGATGACTTGGTTGACTCTTGCAAGCCAGGAGATAGAGTGGCTGTTGTTGGCATTTACAAAGCTCTTCCAGGCAAAAGCAAGGGTAGCGTAAATGGAGTCTTTAG GACTATCCTCATAGCCAATAATATATCTCTGCTCAACAAAGAGGCAAACGCACCTATCTACACCCCGCGAGACTTGCAGGAGATTAAAAAGATTGCAGCAAGAGATGATGCATTTGATCTTCTTTCTCGTTCTTTAGCACCTTCTATTTATGGGCACGCTTGGATAAAGAAAGCAGTTATACTACTCATGCTTGGCGGTATGGAAAAGAACCTCAAGAACGGAACCCACTTAAGAGG GGACATCAACATGATGATGGTTGGTGATCCATCTGTTGCCAAATCTCAACTTCTGAGAGCAATAATGAATATTGCACCATTGGCGATATCAACTACAGGCCGTGGTTCTTCCGGTGTTGGGTTAACTGCTGCTGTTACGTCTGACCAAGAAACAG ggGAACGAAGACTAGAAGCTGGTGCAATGGTCCTGGCTGATAAAGGTATTGTGTGCATTGACGAGTTTGATAAGATGAACGATCAGGACCGAGTTGCTATACACGAAGTGATGGAGCAACAGACTGTAACAATCGCCAAAGCCGGTATCCATGCATCACTAAATGCTAGGTGCAGTGTGGTTGCAGCAGCAAATCCCATATATGGAACC TATGACAGATCATTGACGCCAACAAAGAACATTGGACTTCCAGACTCATTGCTCTCTCGTTTTGATCTGCTGTTCATTGTGTTGGATCAAATGGATGCTGGTATTGATAGCATGATATCGGAACACGTCTTGCGCATGCATCGTTACCAAAACGATAGAG GTGAGGCAGGACCAGACGGGAACTTGCCGTACGGGAGAGATGACGATGGTGAAAGTGAAGTGTTTGTTAAGTATAACCGAATGCTGcatgggaagaagaagaaaagaggcCAAACCAATGAGAAAACTCTTACGATTAAGTTCCTGAAGAAGTACATTCACTATGCCAAGCATCGAATTCAGCCAGAGCTCACTGATGAA GCATCTGAACGTATTGCAGAAGCATATGCAGATCTCAGAAATGCAGGTTCTGATACCAAG ACTGGAGGTACACTTCCTATAACAGCAAGAACTCTAGAGACAATAATCCGTCTTGCTACGGCACATGCCAAAATGAAGTTAAGCAGAAAG GTTACTAAAGCCGACGCAGAGGCTGCCTTGAAGCTTATGAACTTTGCAATATATCATCAAGAACTGACAGAGATGGATGAACGCGAGCAAGAAGAACGTCAAAGGGAACAAACTGAACAAGAAAGAACACCAAGAGGCAATCAACGCAGGAGTGATGATAATGAACAAGAGAATGTCTCTGCAAATGCCGAAAG TGAAACAGCGGATCCAATGGACGTAGATGAACCTCCCGCAGAGCAATTTAGTGGCACGGTCTCTGCGGCAAGGATTGAGACGTTTGAGCGAGTGTTTGGGCAGCACATGAGGACAAACAGGCTTGACGACATTTCTATTGCAGATATAGAGACTGTAGTGAACAACAATGGAGTTGGAGCTTCTCGTTACTCTGCAGATGAGATTATGGCTCTATTAGAG AAACTGCAAGATGATAACAAAGTGATGATCAGCGACGGAAAAGTTCATATCATTTGA
- the LOC103853696 gene encoding 3-oxoacyl-[acyl-carrier-protein] synthase I, chloroplastic: MQALHPSSLRASPPNPLLKPSNRQSHHITTNARQPTRRRSFISASSSAVSAPKRETDPKKRVVITGMGLVSVFGNDVDAYYEKLLSGESGISLIDRFDASKFPTRFGGQIRGFSSEGYIDGKNERRLDDCLKYCIVAGKKALESANLGGDKLNTIDKQRAGVLVGTGMGGLTVFSDGVQALIEKGHRRISPFFIPYAITNMGSALLAIDLGLMGPNYSISTACATSNYCFYAAANHIRRGEADMMIAGGTEAAIIPIGLGGFVACRALSQRNDDPQTASRPWDKQRDGFVMGEGAGVLVMESLEHAMKRGAPIVAEYLGGAVNCDAHHMTDPRADGLGVSSCIESCLEDAGVSPEEVNYINAHATSTLAGDLAEINAIKKVFKSTSGIKINATKSMIGHCLGAAGGLEAIATVKAINTGWLHPSINQFNPEPAVDFDTVANEKKQHEVNVAISNSFGFGGHNSVVAFSAFKP; encoded by the exons ATGCAAGCTCTTCACCCTTCATCTCTCCGCGCCTCTCCACCAAACCCACTCCTAAAACCCTCAAATCGCCAATCTCACCACATCACCACCAATGCGAGACAGCCCACGAGAAGACGCTCATTCATCTCCGCGTCGTCCTCCGCCGTCTCCGCCCCCAAACGCGAAACAGACCCGAAGAAACGGGTCGTAATCACCGGAATGGGTCTCGTCTCCGTGTTTGGAAACGACGTCGACGCTTACTACGAGAAGCTGCTCTCCGGCGAGAGTGGAATCAGCTTGATTGATCGGTTCGACGCCTCCAAGTTCCCGACCCGATTCGGTGGACAGATCCGTGGGTTCAGCTCAGAGGGTTACATTGATGGGAAGAATGAGCGGAGGCTTGATGATTGCTTGAAGTACTGCATTGTCGCTGGGAAGAAGGCTCTTGAAAGTGCGAATCTTGGTGGTGATAAGCTTAACACG ATTGATAAGCAGAGAGCTGGAGTACTAGTTGGGACTGGTATGGGTGGTTTGACTGTGTTTTCAGACGGTGTTCAAGCTCTTATTGAGAAAGGTCACAGGAGGATTTCTCCTTTCTTTATTCCTTATGCTATTACAAACATGGGCTCTGCTTTGCTGGCGATTGATCTTGGTCTTATGGGTCCTAACTACTCGATCTCGACGGCTTGTGCCACTTCTAATTACTGTTTTTACGCTGCTGCAAACCATATTCGCCGTGGTGAAGCTGATATGATGATTGCTGGTGGAACCGAGGCTGCTATTATTCCTATTGGCTTGGGAGGTTTTGTTGCTTGTAGGGCGCTTTCACAGAGAAATGATGATCCTCAGACGGCTTCAAGGCCGTGGGATAAACAGAGAGATGGGTTTGTCATGGGTGAAGGAGCTGGTGTTCTG GTGATGGAAAGCTTGGAACATGCAATGAAACGTGGTGCTCCAATTGTAGCAGAGTATCTTGGAGGCGCTGTTAACTGCGATGCTCATCATATGACTGATCCAAGAGCTGATGGGCTTGGTGTGTCTTCATGCATTGAGAGCTGCCTTGAAGATGCTGGTGTATCACCTGAGGAG GTAAATTACATCAATGCACATGCAACTTCCACACTGGCTGGTGATCTTGCTGAGATTAATGCCATTAAAAAGGTATTCAAAAGCACTTCAGGGATCAAAATCAATGCCACCAAG TCTATGATAGGTCACTGCCTCGGTGCAGCTGGAGGTCTTGAAGCCATTGCCACCGTGAAGGCTATCAACACGGGATGGCTGCATCCCTCTATCAACCAATTT AACCCAGAACCAGCAGTGGACTTTGATACGGTCGCAAACGAGAAGAAGCAGCATGAGGTGAATGTTG CCATATCAAACTCGTTTGGGTTCGGTGGACATAACTCAGTGGTCGCTTTCTCTGCCTTCAAACCCTGA
- the LOC103853698 gene encoding uncharacterized protein LOC103853698, whose amino-acid sequence MFDFERISRSKMMRKGTFSIFKTRKERTRLKFSGLGGLKWKRLNLKMSFLETLRYRIMSIIEGMVLVSKLAFFFLCCGCRF is encoded by the coding sequence ATGTTCGATTTCGAAAGGATTTCAAGATCAAAGATGATGAGAAAAGGTACCTTTTCGATATTTAAGACAAGGAAAGAAAGGACGAGGTTGAAATTTTCGGGACTTGGAGGGCTAAAGTGGAAGAGACTGAATCTGAAGATGTCGTTTCTCGAAACTTTGAGATACAGAATCATGTCTATCATTGAAGGAATGGTTTTGGTTTCTAAGCTTGCTTTCTTCTTTCTCTGTTGCGGTTGCAGATTTTAA